A single window of Leclercia adecarboxylata DNA harbors:
- the rsmB gene encoding 16S rRNA (cytosine(967)-C(5))-methyltransferase RsmB produces the protein MKKQNLRSLAAQAIEQVVEQGQSLSNVLPPFQQKVSDKDKALLQELCFGVLRTLPQLEWLIGKLMARPMAGKQRVLHYLIMVGFYQLLHTRIPPHAALAETVEGAVAVKRPQLKGLVNGVLRQFQRQQDELLGEFARSEKRFLHPDWLLKRLQKAYPQQWETLIEANNQRPPMWLRVNRNHHSRDAWLALLEEAGMSGFPHPDYSDAVRLAAPAPVHALPGFEQGWVTVQDASAQGCMTWLEPQNGERILDLCAAPGGKTTHILEVAPQASVMAVDVDEQRLSRVYENLKRLGMKAEVKQGDGRTPAQWCADEQFDRILLDAPCSATGVIRRHPDIKWLRRDRDINELAQLQSEILDAIWPHLKTGGTLVYATCSVLPEENCQQIAAFLKRTPDARLHLTGTPEQPGKQNLPGAEEGDGFFYAKLIKE, from the coding sequence ATGAAAAAACAAAATTTACGCAGCCTGGCAGCACAGGCGATTGAGCAAGTGGTCGAACAGGGCCAATCACTGAGCAATGTCCTGCCACCGTTCCAGCAAAAAGTTTCCGATAAAGACAAGGCACTGCTTCAGGAGTTGTGCTTTGGCGTCCTGCGCACGCTGCCCCAGCTGGAGTGGCTGATCGGCAAACTGATGGCACGCCCGATGGCGGGTAAACAGCGCGTGCTTCACTATCTGATCATGGTCGGTTTCTATCAGTTACTGCATACCCGTATTCCGCCTCATGCTGCACTGGCCGAGACAGTAGAAGGTGCGGTTGCGGTAAAGCGCCCGCAGCTTAAAGGACTGGTTAACGGCGTGTTACGTCAGTTCCAGCGCCAACAGGATGAGTTGCTGGGTGAATTTGCCCGCTCGGAAAAACGCTTCCTGCATCCTGACTGGTTATTAAAGCGTCTGCAAAAAGCCTATCCGCAGCAGTGGGAAACACTGATTGAGGCCAATAACCAGCGGCCGCCAATGTGGTTACGCGTCAACCGCAACCACCACTCTCGCGATGCCTGGTTGGCACTGCTGGAAGAAGCCGGGATGAGCGGATTCCCGCATCCGGATTATAGCGATGCGGTTCGTCTGGCCGCACCGGCGCCGGTGCATGCTCTTCCTGGATTTGAACAAGGCTGGGTTACCGTTCAGGATGCCTCCGCCCAGGGTTGTATGACCTGGCTTGAACCGCAAAATGGCGAGCGTATTCTCGATCTGTGCGCCGCGCCAGGCGGCAAGACCACGCATATCCTTGAAGTCGCACCGCAGGCAAGCGTTATGGCCGTCGACGTTGACGAACAGCGTCTTTCCCGTGTTTATGAGAATCTCAAACGTCTGGGCATGAAGGCCGAGGTTAAGCAGGGCGACGGACGGACGCCTGCTCAGTGGTGCGCAGATGAGCAGTTCGACCGTATTTTACTGGATGCGCCTTGTTCCGCTACCGGAGTGATCCGCCGTCATCCGGATATTAAATGGTTACGCCGTGACCGGGATATCAATGAGCTGGCGCAGCTGCAGTCAGAGATCCTGGACGCCATCTGGCCACATCTGAAAACAGGTGGCACGCTGGTTTATGCTACCTGTTCCGTACTGCCAGAGGAAAACTGTCAGCAGATCGCGGCGTTCCTGAAGCGTACGCCTGATGCCCGTCTGCATCTGACCGGTACACCAGAGCAGCCCGGCAAACAAAACCTGCCTGGGGCAGAAGAAGGCGACGGCTTCTTTTACGCTAAGCTAATCAAAGAGTGA
- the trkA gene encoding Trk system potassium transporter TrkA: MKIIILGAGQVGGTLAENLVGENNDITIVDTNGDRLRGLQDKFDLRVVQGHGSHPRVLREAGADDADMLVAVTSSDETNMVACQVAYSLFNTPNRIARIRSPDYVRDADKLFNSDAVPIDHLIAPEQLVIDSIYRLIEYPGALQVVNFAEGKVSLAVVKAYYGGPLIGNALSTMREHMPHIDTRVAAIFRHDRPIRPQGSTIVEAGDEVFFIAASQHIRAVMSELQRLEKPYKRIMLVGGGNIGAGLARQLEKDYSVKLIERDQQRASELAEKLQNTIVFYGDASDQELLAEEHIDQVDLFIAVTNDDEANIMSAMLAKRMGAKKVMVLIQRKAYVDLVQGSVIDIAISPQQATISALLSHVRKADIVGVSSLRRGVAEAIEAVAHGDESTSRVVGRTIDEIKLPPGTIIGAVVRGNDVMIANDNLRIEQGDHVIMFLTDKKFITDVERLFQPSPFFL, translated from the coding sequence ATGAAGATAATCATTCTGGGCGCGGGACAGGTGGGCGGAACGCTGGCAGAAAACCTGGTCGGTGAGAATAACGACATCACTATCGTTGATACTAATGGCGATCGTCTGCGCGGCCTGCAGGATAAATTCGATCTGCGCGTGGTTCAGGGGCATGGCTCTCATCCGCGGGTGTTACGTGAAGCCGGTGCTGATGATGCCGACATGCTGGTTGCTGTTACCAGTTCAGATGAAACCAATATGGTTGCCTGTCAGGTCGCCTATTCGCTATTCAACACTCCGAACCGCATCGCACGCATCCGTTCCCCGGATTACGTGCGTGACGCCGATAAGTTGTTCAATTCCGATGCGGTTCCTATCGATCATTTGATCGCGCCAGAACAGCTGGTTATCGACAGTATCTACCGGCTTATCGAATACCCGGGTGCGCTGCAGGTGGTGAATTTTGCGGAAGGCAAAGTCAGCCTTGCGGTGGTGAAAGCCTATTACGGGGGCCCATTAATTGGTAACGCGCTCTCCACCATGCGCGAACATATGCCGCACATCGATACCCGTGTTGCCGCGATTTTCCGTCATGACCGCCCTATCCGACCACAAGGCTCTACCATTGTCGAAGCCGGGGATGAAGTCTTCTTTATTGCCGCATCGCAGCATATTCGTGCCGTGATGAGTGAGCTTCAGCGACTGGAGAAACCCTATAAACGGATCATGCTGGTCGGGGGCGGTAATATCGGTGCTGGTCTGGCTCGCCAGCTGGAAAAAGATTACAGCGTAAAATTGATCGAACGCGATCAGCAGCGTGCTTCTGAGCTGGCAGAAAAACTGCAGAATACGATCGTTTTCTATGGTGATGCGTCGGATCAGGAGTTGCTTGCCGAAGAACATATCGATCAAGTCGATCTTTTCATTGCGGTCACCAACGACGACGAAGCCAACATCATGTCAGCGATGCTGGCAAAACGGATGGGTGCGAAGAAGGTTATGGTGCTCATCCAGCGCAAAGCCTATGTCGATTTGGTGCAGGGAAGCGTTATCGATATTGCGATTTCCCCACAACAGGCCACCATTTCTGCCCTGCTGAGCCATGTACGTAAAGCGGATATCGTGGGGGTGTCTTCCCTGCGTCGTGGAGTTGCGGAGGCTATCGAAGCCGTGGCTCATGGCGATGAGAGCACGTCCCGCGTAGTTGGACGAACCATTGACGAGATTAAGCTCCCGCCGGGTACTATCATTGGTGCGGTAGTGCGGGGTAATGATGTGATGATCGCCAATGATAATCTGCGTATCGAGCAGGGCGATCACGTCATCATGTTCCTGACTGATAAAAAGTTTATTACCGACGTCGAACGCCTGTTCCAGCCAAGTCCTTTCTTCCTGTAA
- the mscL gene encoding large-conductance mechanosensitive channel protein MscL, translated as MSFIKEFREFAMRGNVVDLAVGVIIGAAFGKIVSSLVADIIMPPLGLLIGGIDFKQFAITLREAQGDIPAVVMHYGVFIQNVFDFVIVAFAIFMAIKLINRLNRKKKEEPAAPAAPSKEEVLLTEIRDLLKAQTNRTL; from the coding sequence ATGAGTTTTATTAAAGAGTTTCGCGAATTTGCGATGCGCGGAAATGTAGTGGATTTGGCTGTGGGTGTAATTATTGGTGCAGCGTTTGGTAAGATCGTTTCATCACTGGTTGCCGATATCATCATGCCCCCACTCGGACTATTGATTGGCGGGATTGATTTCAAACAATTCGCTATAACCCTGCGTGAAGCCCAGGGTGATATACCTGCGGTAGTCATGCACTACGGCGTGTTTATTCAGAACGTATTTGATTTTGTGATTGTTGCTTTCGCCATCTTCATGGCTATTAAGCTCATCAACAGATTGAACCGTAAGAAAAAAGAAGAACCGGCTGCGCCTGCAGCTCCATCGAAAGAAGAAGTGTTGCTGACGGAAATTCGTGACTTACTGAAAGCGCAGACCAACCGCACTTTGTAA
- a CDS encoding alternative ribosome-rescue factor A, with translation MSHYQHKKGQINDNAIEALLHDPLFRQRIEKNKKGKGSYLRKTKHAKRGNWEASGKQANRFLTTGLLAFRVLQSAVGLRFQ, from the coding sequence ATGAGCCATTATCAGCACAAGAAAGGTCAAATCAACGATAACGCTATCGAAGCATTATTACATGATCCTTTATTCAGGCAGCGGATTGAGAAGAATAAGAAAGGGAAAGGAAGTTATCTGCGTAAAACTAAACATGCAAAACGGGGTAACTGGGAGGCCAGTGGCAAGCAAGCAAATCGCTTTCTTACCACTGGCCTTCTTGCTTTCAGAGTCTTACAAAGTGCGGTTGGTCTGCGCTTTCAGTAA
- the zntR gene encoding Zn(2+)-responsive transcriptional regulator, whose amino-acid sequence MYRIGEIAKLADVTPDTIRYYEKQQMMEHEVRTEGGFRLYTDKDLQRLKFIRHARQLGFTLESIRELLSIRIDPEHHTCQESKSIVQARLSEVEARIEELQTMRLSLQRLNDACCGTAHSSVYCSILETLEQGANGGAHGC is encoded by the coding sequence ATGTATCGTATTGGTGAAATTGCGAAGCTGGCTGACGTCACGCCTGACACCATTCGTTATTACGAAAAGCAGCAGATGATGGAGCATGAGGTACGCACTGAAGGGGGCTTTCGGCTGTATACCGATAAGGATCTTCAGCGTCTGAAATTTATTCGCCATGCCCGACAGCTGGGATTTACCCTGGAATCGATCCGCGAGCTGTTGTCGATCCGCATCGATCCTGAACATCATACCTGCCAGGAATCAAAAAGCATTGTGCAGGCGAGGCTGAGTGAAGTCGAAGCGCGCATTGAAGAGTTACAAACGATGCGTCTGTCTCTGCAGCGGCTGAACGATGCCTGTTGTGGCACTGCGCACAGCAGCGTTTACTGCTCCATCCTTGAAACACTTGAACAAGGTGCAAATGGAGGAGCGCACGGCTGTTGA
- a CDS encoding DUF1992 domain-containing protein translates to MWLLDQWAERHILDAQRQGEFDNLPGSGQALILDDDSHVPPELRSGYRMLKNAGCLPPELEQRKEAVELTQLLNTVSQGSAEHMEYSRRLTLLELKLRQAGVSTEFLHGDYADRLARKMSED, encoded by the coding sequence ATGTGGTTACTCGACCAGTGGGCAGAACGACACATTCTTGATGCCCAACGCCAGGGCGAATTTGATAACCTGCCCGGAAGTGGCCAAGCGCTGATACTGGACGATGATTCACATGTTCCTCCTGAACTGCGGTCAGGCTATCGGATGTTGAAAAATGCAGGTTGCCTGCCGCCAGAGCTTGAGCAGCGTAAAGAGGCGGTTGAGCTTACCCAATTACTCAATACGGTCAGTCAGGGCTCTGCCGAGCACATGGAGTACAGCCGTCGTCTCACGCTTCTGGAGCTTAAGCTTCGACAGGCGGGCGTGAGTACAGAATTCCTGCACGGCGACTACGCTGATCGGTTAGCGCGAAAAATGAGTGAGGACTAA
- the rplQ gene encoding 50S ribosomal protein L17: MRHRKSGRQLNRNSSHRQAMFRNMAGSLVRHEIIKTTLPKAKELRRVVEPLITLAKTDSVANRRLAFARTRDNEIVAKLFNELGPRFASRAGGYTRILKCGFRAGDNAPMAYIELVDRSEKAEAAAE, translated from the coding sequence ATGCGCCATCGTAAGAGTGGTCGTCAACTGAACCGCAACAGCAGCCATCGCCAGGCTATGTTCCGCAACATGGCAGGTTCACTGGTTCGTCATGAAATCATCAAGACGACCCTGCCTAAAGCGAAAGAGCTGCGTCGCGTAGTTGAGCCGCTGATTACTCTTGCCAAGACTGACAGCGTTGCTAATCGTCGTCTGGCATTCGCCCGTACTCGTGATAACGAGATCGTGGCAAAACTGTTTAACGAACTGGGCCCGCGTTTCGCGAGCCGTGCCGGTGGTTACACTCGTATTCTGAAGTGTGGCTTCCGTGCAGGCGACAACGCGCCGATGGCTTACATCGAGCTGGTTGATCGTTCAGAGAAAGCAGAAGCTGCTGCAGAGTAA
- a CDS encoding DNA-directed RNA polymerase subunit alpha codes for MQGSVTEFLKPRLVDIEQVSSTHAKVTLEPLERGFGHTLGNALRRILLSSMPGCAVTEVEIDGVLHEYSTKEGVQEDILEILLNLKGLAVRVQGKDEVILTLNKSGIGPVTAADITHDGDVEIVKPQHVICHLTDENAAISMRIKVQRGRGYVPASARIHSEEDERPIGRLLVDACYSPVERIAYNVEAARVEQRTDLDKLVIEMETNGTIDPEEAIRRAATILAEQLEAFVDLRDVRQPEVKEEKPEFDPILLRPVDDLELTVRSANCLKAEAIHYIGDLVQRTEVELLKTPNLGKKSLTEIKDVLASRGLSLGMRLENWPPASIADE; via the coding sequence ATGCAGGGTTCTGTGACAGAGTTTCTAAAACCGCGCCTGGTAGATATCGAGCAAGTGAGTTCGACGCACGCCAAGGTGACCCTTGAGCCTTTAGAGCGTGGCTTTGGCCATACTCTGGGTAACGCACTGCGCCGTATTCTGCTCTCATCGATGCCGGGTTGCGCGGTGACCGAGGTTGAGATTGATGGTGTACTTCATGAGTACAGCACCAAAGAAGGCGTTCAGGAAGATATCCTTGAAATCCTGCTCAACCTGAAAGGGCTGGCGGTGAGAGTTCAGGGTAAAGATGAAGTTATTCTTACTCTGAATAAATCTGGCATTGGCCCTGTGACTGCAGCCGATATCACCCACGACGGTGATGTCGAAATCGTCAAGCCGCAGCACGTGATCTGCCACCTGACCGATGAGAACGCAGCTATTAGCATGCGTATCAAAGTTCAGCGCGGTCGTGGTTATGTGCCGGCTTCTGCCCGAATTCATTCGGAAGAAGATGAGCGCCCAATCGGCCGTCTGCTGGTCGACGCATGCTACAGCCCTGTAGAGCGTATTGCCTACAATGTTGAAGCAGCGCGTGTAGAACAGCGTACCGACCTGGACAAGCTGGTCATCGAAATGGAAACCAATGGCACAATCGATCCTGAAGAGGCGATTCGTCGTGCGGCAACCATCCTGGCAGAACAACTGGAAGCTTTCGTTGACTTACGTGATGTACGTCAGCCGGAAGTGAAAGAAGAGAAACCAGAATTCGATCCGATCCTGCTGCGCCCTGTTGACGATCTGGAATTGACTGTCCGCTCTGCTAACTGCCTCAAGGCAGAAGCTATCCACTATATCGGTGATCTGGTACAGCGTACCGAGGTTGAGTTGCTGAAAACGCCGAACCTGGGTAAAAAATCTCTTACCGAGATTAAAGACGTGCTGGCTTCACGTGGTCTGTCTCTGGGCATGCGCCTGGAAAACTGGCCACCGGCAAGCATTGCTGACGAGTAA